CTCCCGCTCCGGTATCGCATGGCGTGACGCTTCCGAACCTGACGCGCTCCGCGGCATCGCGGTGGGGACGCCGGGTGGTCAGCGTCCCGGCAGCCGGCGAGCAGCTCCGGTTCTGGAGCCAGACCTCGCCGACCTCGCCCGGCGCGCCGTCACGGTCCGGCCGGGAGCACGACCTCGGGGAGCGGATGGCGGTACAGGGCCGCGGCGTTCCCGCAGCACATGGCCCGCAGCTCTGCAGGGCGCACGTGGCCCCAGGCCTTCTCGATGACGAGCTGGGTGTCGGGCCACGTCGTGTCGCCGTGGGGGTAGTCGACCTCGACCATGATGTTCTCGACCCCGATGCGATGGCGGGTGTCGATCGTCGAGGGATCCTCGAGCGTGCAGAACCAGAAGTTGCGCCGCAGCACGTCGGAGGGCCGCTCGTCCCAGCCGAGGCCGTAGCTCGAGCGATCGACGATGTAGTCGAGCCGGTCGAGCAGCATGGCGACCCAGCCGATCCCGCCTTCGCTCATCGCGATCTTGAGATTCGGGTGCGCGGCCGGGTACCCCGACCAGAGCCACTCGGCGCACGCCCCGAGCGCCAGCTGACCAAAGAGCGTGGCGCTGAGCTGCTGAGACGGCGCACCCGGGGGTGCCGCGTGGACGCCCGAGCTGCCGACGTGGAGGGAGATCACCGTGTCGGTCTCGACGCACGCCGCGATGATCGGATCCCAGTGGTCGCGCTGCCACAGCGAGGGCAGGTCGATCGCGTGCGGCCGTTCGGGCAACGTCACGGACCGGAAGCCGCGCTCGGCGTTGCGGCGGATCTCGTCGGCGGCGAGCTGCGGGTTGGCGAGGTAGGTGATCCCCAGCGGGATGACGCGATCCGGGTGCCGCTCGTACCACTCCTCGTACAGCCAGTCGTTCCAGGCCCTCGTGCAGGCCAGCCCCAGGTCGGGGTCGGAGGCGTTGAAGAACACCCGGCCGCAGAACCCGGTGATCTGTGACGGGAAGTTCACCGACGCCCAGACCCCGTTGATGTCCATGTCCCGCACGCGCGCGTCGATGTCGTAACAGCCTGGGCGCATCTGGTCGAACCGGAAGGGCTCGAGCTTCACGGTCTCGGGCCGGCGGCCGGCGACGGCGTTCATCCCGACCTGGGTGTACCGCTGATCTTCGAACTCCCAGACCTGGTGGCCTCTCGGCGTCTCGACGATGCGGGGCGCCCCGTCTTGGAGCGTCGCCGGCAGGCGCCCCTCAAAGGTGTGGGGCGGCTCGACGACGTGATCGTCGACCGAGATCACCGTGTACTGCACCTCGCGGGGAGCGGGCTCGGGGAGGAACAGCTGGTCGGGGGCTGGCACTGGGTCCCTGTTCGACGGCACGTCGCTGTGGTCAAGGCTATGACACGAATGTTAGAAACGCACGTAGGACACGCGAGGAGTTCCCGTGACGAGGCCCTCGCGCTCGAACGCGAGGTTGCCGACGAGTGGCGAGAG
The DNA window shown above is from Acidimicrobiia bacterium and carries:
- a CDS encoding amidohydrolase family protein yields the protein MPAPDQLFLPEPAPREVQYTVISVDDHVVEPPHTFEGRLPATLQDGAPRIVETPRGHQVWEFEDQRYTQVGMNAVAGRRPETVKLEPFRFDQMRPGCYDIDARVRDMDINGVWASVNFPSQITGFCGRVFFNASDPDLGLACTRAWNDWLYEEWYERHPDRVIPLGITYLANPQLAADEIRRNAERGFRSVTLPERPHAIDLPSLWQRDHWDPIIAACVETDTVISLHVGSSGVHAAPPGAPSQQLSATLFGQLALGACAEWLWSGYPAAHPNLKIAMSEGGIGWVAMLLDRLDYIVDRSSYGLGWDERPSDVLRRNFWFCTLEDPSTIDTRHRIGVENIMVEVDYPHGDTTWPDTQLVIEKAWGHVRPAELRAMCCGNAAALYRHPLPEVVLPAGP